The following are from one region of the Megachile rotundata isolate GNS110a chromosome 15, iyMegRotu1, whole genome shotgun sequence genome:
- the LOC100881822 gene encoding trypsin delta codes for MHASPVVFCLIYLIIVRNVQDANCKVETKIIGGVPVDIKSRPFMLSLHNFEGFICGASILSSNWGITALHCLVSGRTSNYFVRAGSNNPYVGGSLHRLRKIYTYNDTRLPYLLSGMLYHDVALFQVKPRFQFSSTVKAIRLPGEFSTPPRKLHVCGWGYTSFHDNPKVSNVLMGVYVRHTPHEICINETPEYKILVKKEYHLCYGTLGKDSCYGDSGGPLASKNTIYGVVSFGHNCAVVSGVYENVSYYRRWIKQITNL; via the exons ATGCACGCGTCACCGGTCGTCTTTTGTTTAATAT ATTTAATCATCGTAAGAAACGTACAAGATGCAAATTGTAAAGTGGAGACAAAAATCATCGGTGGAGTGCCTGTGGACATAAAAAGTCGTCCATTTAtg cTATCCCTTCACAATTTTGAAGGATTCATATGTGGTGCCAGTATTCTATCAAGCAACTGGGGTATCACTGCTCTCCACTGTTT AGTTTCAGGGAGGACGTCGAATTATTTTGTACGAGCAGGCTCGAACAACCCTTACGTGGGAGGCTCCTTGCATAggttaagaaaaatatatacgTACAATGATACAAGACTTCCATATTTGTTGTCAGGCATGTTGTATCATGATGTAGCTCTTTTTCAAGTAAAACCtcgatttcaattttcaagtactGTTAAAGCAATTCGTCTTCCTGGGGAATTTAGTACGCCACCTAGAAAATTGCATGTTTGTGGCTGGGGTTATACCTCCTTTCACGATAAT CCAAAAGTCAGCAACGTCCTAATGGGCGTCTACGTGCGTCACACCCCCCACGAAATTTGCATCAATGAGACTccagaatataaaatactagTTAAAAAAGAATACCATCTTTGTTACGGAACATTAGGAAAAGATTCTTGCTATGGCGATTCAGGAGGACCATTGGCAAGTAAGAACACCATTTATGGTGTTGTGTCTTTTGGCCATAACTGTGCTGTAGTGTCAGGAGTGTACGAGAACGTTTCCTATTATCGACGATGGATCAAACAGatcacaaatttgtaa